A window from Primulina huaijiensis isolate GDHJ02 chromosome 11, ASM1229523v2, whole genome shotgun sequence encodes these proteins:
- the LOC140987224 gene encoding mitochondrial carrier protein CoAc1 isoform X2, with translation MTYEQYRSWILDNYSALGTGSIVDLLAGSAAGGTAVLCTYPLDLARTKLAYQVADARGAIHNGTRQLHTHPAYSGIRNVIQRVYKEAGVRGLYRGIGPTLIGILPYAGLKFYIYEELKRGIPEEYHSSILMRLSCGALAGLFGQTLTYPLDVVRRQMQVEHLQISTQGVTRYKSTWDGLATIARNQGWRQLFAGLSINYIKIVPSVAIGFTAYDTIKTWLHIPPRQKSEA, from the exons ATGACTTATGAGCAGTATCGGTCTTGGATTTTGGATAACTACTCTGCCTTGGGAACAGGGTCTATTGTGGATCTTTTAGCTGGTTCAGCTGCTGGAGGAACTGCAGTTCTATGTACTTATCCTTTGGATTTGGCTCGAACCAAACTAGCTTACCAG GTTGCAGATGCAAGAGGAGCTATTCATAATGGTACAAGACAACTTCATACTCACCCTGCTTATAGTGGAATAAGGAATGTGATCCAGAGAGTGTACAAAGAAGCAGGAGTACGGGGACTATATCGAGGCATAG GTCCTACGCTCATTGGAATTCTTCCATACGCTGGCTTGAAGTTTTACATCTACGAGGAACTGAAGAGGGGAATTCCCGAGGAGTACCACTCTTCCATTTTAATGCGCTTATCATGTGGGGCTCTAGCCGGTTTATTTGGACAAACTCTCACATATCCATTGGATGTTGTCCGAAGGCAGATGCAG GTTGAACACCTGCAAATTTCAACACAAGGTGTCACCAGATACAAAAGCACCTGGGATGGGCTTGCCACCATTGCTCGTAATCAaggttggaggcaactttttgCTGGCCTTAGCATTAATTATATCAAG ATAGTTCCCTCGGTCGCCATTGGTTTCACGGCGTATGACACTATAAAGACCTGGCTTCATATACCTCCTAGACAAAAATCGGAAGCTTAA